A DNA window from Amphiprion ocellaris isolate individual 3 ecotype Okinawa chromosome 8, ASM2253959v1, whole genome shotgun sequence contains the following coding sequences:
- the si:ch211-220i18.4 gene encoding SRSF protein kinase 3 has translation MQRSSASTVAQQHLTSDGGLSNSFEALGCHEQLNSKDSQYSEDPREYCYGGYHPVQIGDTFNRRYQVISKLGWGYFSTVWLCVDLRLGRRVAVKVLKSGAGFAQAGQDELTLLQCASGPVGRHPSSQRIVQLLDEFKLPGVNGVHMCLVLELLGPDLRSWQLCFGTPELLQPWVKQILTQVLQGLDYLHTQCKIIHTDIKPENILLCLEEQSHKAAAGGSSSSIPTGKEAKSTERGQVNPYSLKEITVKIADLGSSCWVYKHFCEEIQTRQYRSLEVLLGSEYGPPADIWSVACMAFELVTGDSLFEPKASDSISLEEDHIAQIMQLLGKIPPAVALSGKYSADYFSRRGDLRRVGPLRLWSLYDVLVEKYHFLLEEASRFSDFLLRMLDYYPGRRATAAQCLRHPWLTSC, from the exons ATGCAGAGGAGCTCAGCTTCTACAGTGGCTCAACAGCATCTTAC gAGTGATGGTGGCTTGTCTAACAGTTTCGAAGCCCTTGGATGCCATGAGCAGCTGAATTCCAAGGACAGCCAGTACTCTGAAGACCCCAGAGAATACTGTTATG GTGGGTACCACCCTGTCCAGATAGGGGACACCTTCAACAGAAGATACCAGGTGATCTCCAAGCTCGGCTGGGGCTATTTCTCTACTGTGTGGCTCTGCGTGGACCTCAG gTTAGGTCGACGTGTCGCTGTGAAGGTCCTGAAGAGTGGAGCTGGCTTTGCCCAGGCAGGACAGGATGAACTGACTCTCCTCCAATGT GCCAGTGGTCCTGTGGGCCGTCACCCCTCCAGTCAAAGGATTGTTCAGCTGCTGGATGAGTTCAAGCTGCCCGGGGTCAACGGGGTCC ACATGTGCCTGGTGCTGGAGCTGCTGGGGCCCGACCTGAGAAGCTGGCAGCTCTGTTTTGGGACTCCAGAACTGTTGCAACCTTGGGTCAAGCAAATACTTACTCAG GTTCTTCAGGGCCTGGACTACCTTCACACTCAGTGTAAAATCATCCACACAGACATCAAGCCAGAGAACATCCTGCTCTGTCTGGAGGAGCAGTcccacaaagcagcagcagggggcagcagctCCTCTATACCGACTGGGAAAGAAGCCAAGTCTACAG AAAGGGGTCAAGTAAATCCTTACAGTTTAAAGGAAATCACAGTGAAGATTGCTGACTTAGGCAGCTCCTGCTGGGTG TACAAGCATTTCTGTGAGGAGATCCAGACCCGTCAGTATCGCTCACTGGAGGTTTTGCTGGGATCTGAGTATGGCCCGCCTGCTGACATCTGGAGTGTTGCCTGTATG GCCTTTGAGTTGGTCACTGGCGACTCTCTGTTCGAACCCAAAGCCAGCGACTCTATTTCCTTGGAAGAAG ACCACATCGCCCAGATCATGCAGCTGCTCGGTAAAATCCCACCAGCTGTTGCCTTGTCGGGTAAATACTCAGCAGACTACTTCAGTCGCAGAG GTGACCTGCGTCGTGTTGGTCCACTGAGGCTCTGGAGCCTCTATGATGTTCTGGTGGAGAAATACCACTTTCTGTTGGAGGAAGCCTCTCGATTCTCAGACTTCCTTCTTCGGATGTTGGATTATTACCCAGGGAGGAGAGCCACTGCTGCACAGTGCCTCCGCCACCCTTGGCTGACCTCCTGTTAG